One genomic segment of Dysosmobacter sp. Marseille-Q4140 includes these proteins:
- the pgeF gene encoding peptidoglycan editing factor PgeF, with protein sequence MPFSTHEENGLVLLTSSLLGGVRHAFSTRPGGVSPAPWDSLNLGPGRGDAPENVAENYRRFFACLGADEHRAVLSKQVHEATVRTVTAADAGKGLVRPRDYEADALITNERDLPLVVFSADCGILLLHDPVTGCAGAVHAGWRGCAAGIVEKTARELCRVFGAKPENLLAAVGPCIGQCCFETDGDVPEAMTAALGDAAAPYLERRGPKWHVDLTGLNRLWLLRAGLAPEHIDLCGLCTACRRDWFWSHRKMGQARGAQVAVIIL encoded by the coding sequence ATGCCTTTTTCCACTCATGAAGAAAACGGTCTTGTCCTTCTGACCTCCTCCCTGCTGGGCGGCGTGCGCCACGCCTTCTCCACCCGGCCGGGCGGCGTCTCCCCCGCGCCCTGGGACTCCCTGAACCTGGGACCCGGCCGAGGCGATGCGCCGGAGAACGTGGCGGAGAACTACCGCCGCTTCTTCGCCTGCCTGGGGGCGGACGAGCACCGGGCGGTGCTGAGCAAGCAGGTCCACGAGGCCACTGTCCGCACCGTCACCGCCGCCGACGCCGGCAAGGGTCTGGTCCGGCCCCGGGACTACGAGGCCGACGCCCTGATCACCAATGAACGGGATCTGCCTCTGGTGGTCTTTTCCGCCGACTGCGGCATTTTGCTGCTTCACGACCCGGTCACCGGCTGCGCCGGTGCAGTCCATGCCGGGTGGCGGGGCTGCGCCGCCGGGATCGTGGAAAAAACCGCAAGAGAACTGTGCCGGGTCTTTGGCGCAAAACCGGAAAACCTGCTGGCCGCCGTGGGCCCCTGCATCGGCCAGTGCTGCTTCGAGACGGACGGCGACGTGCCGGAGGCCATGACGGCGGCCCTGGGGGACGCCGCGGCGCCTTATCTGGAGCGCCGGGGCCCCAAGTGGCACGTGGATCTGACGGGGCTCAACCGCCTGTGGCTGCTGCGGGCGGGCCTGGCGCCGGAGCACATCGACCTGTGCGGCCTGTGCACCGCCTGCCGCCGGGACTGGTTCTGGTCCCATCGGAAAATGGGCCAGGCCCGGGGCGCTCAGGTGGCGGTCATCATCCTGTGA
- a CDS encoding permease of phosphate ABC transporter yields the protein MMNGLFTAAERYLRRCKWWDIALLKMCLCAMGVLIGLAVPARRKRTAAWTASAVFVVTYIPLMARFLQDLLGLRTPIEDIYPPDVDLTEDIPTAAP from the coding sequence ATGATGAACGGCTTATTCACCGCGGCGGAGCGGTATCTGCGGCGCTGCAAGTGGTGGGATATCGCGCTGTTGAAGATGTGCCTTTGCGCCATGGGCGTGCTGATCGGCCTGGCGGTGCCGGCACGGCGGAAACGGACGGCGGCCTGGACAGCCTCGGCAGTGTTCGTGGTCACCTATATCCCCCTGATGGCCCGCTTTTTGCAGGATCTCCTGGGTCTGCGGACCCCTATCGAGGACATCTACCCCCCGGATGTGGACCTGACGGAGGATATTCCCACCGCCGCGCCCTGA
- a CDS encoding MBL fold metallo-hydrolase codes for MKLSFFGADQCVTGSCHCLEVNGKRILVDCGLQQGRDEVSNEEFPFAANTIDAVLVTHAHIDHSGRIPMLIKQGFQGRILTTRLTADLLEIMLLDSAHIQESDAEWKNRKGERSGAPHVDPLYTIEDAQRVNEFMTTCEYGETVDLCEGVKVEFVDAGHLLGSASIIVDATEGGVTKRLVFSGDIGNVNQPIIRDPTLLTGADYVVMESTYGDRNHTEVWSYTDDLAKIIDETIARGGNVIIPSFAVGRTQELLYFIREIKDARMVKSNPDFPVYIDSPLAKKATTIFTGDLHGYLDEEALELVQDGTHMFNFTNLRMTETSEESKALNMDPTPKVIISASGMCDAGRIRHHLKHNLWREECTVVFVGFQGEGTLGRSLLEGTKSVRLFGEEIAVHAQIVNFQGLSSHADRDHLLSWIQSFRSPKPQHVFVVHGDREVAPYFAKSVEALGFTTHAPQYTEVYDLIADAVVDRGYLPERKAKTAAGTRASAAYERLVAVGNLLMESIKRSKGRDNKSLARFADQLRQLLEKWEA; via the coding sequence ATGAAGCTGAGCTTTTTCGGCGCCGATCAGTGCGTGACCGGCAGCTGTCACTGTCTGGAAGTCAATGGCAAGCGGATCCTGGTGGACTGCGGACTGCAGCAGGGCCGGGACGAGGTCTCCAACGAGGAGTTCCCCTTCGCGGCCAATACCATCGACGCCGTGCTGGTGACCCACGCCCACATCGACCACTCCGGCCGCATCCCCATGCTCATCAAGCAGGGGTTCCAGGGCCGCATCCTCACCACCCGGCTCACCGCCGACCTGCTGGAGATCATGCTGCTGGACTCCGCCCACATCCAGGAGTCCGACGCCGAGTGGAAAAACCGCAAGGGCGAGCGCTCCGGCGCGCCCCACGTGGACCCCCTGTACACCATTGAGGACGCCCAGCGGGTGAACGAGTTCATGACCACCTGCGAGTACGGCGAGACGGTGGATCTCTGCGAGGGCGTGAAGGTGGAGTTCGTGGACGCCGGCCACCTGCTGGGCTCCGCCTCCATCATCGTGGACGCCACGGAGGGCGGCGTCACCAAGCGGCTGGTGTTCTCCGGCGACATCGGCAACGTCAACCAGCCCATCATCCGGGACCCCACCCTCCTGACCGGGGCGGACTATGTGGTCATGGAGTCCACCTACGGCGACCGCAACCACACGGAGGTGTGGAGCTATACCGACGATCTGGCGAAAATTATCGACGAGACCATCGCCAGAGGCGGCAACGTCATCATCCCCTCCTTCGCCGTGGGCCGCACCCAGGAGCTTTTGTACTTCATCCGGGAGATCAAGGACGCCAGAATGGTCAAGAGCAACCCGGACTTCCCGGTGTACATCGACTCGCCGCTTGCCAAGAAGGCCACCACCATTTTCACCGGCGACCTCCACGGCTACCTGGACGAGGAGGCCCTGGAGCTGGTGCAGGACGGCACCCATATGTTCAACTTCACCAACCTGCGCATGACGGAGACCAGCGAGGAGTCCAAGGCATTGAACATGGACCCCACCCCCAAGGTCATCATCTCCGCCTCCGGCATGTGCGACGCGGGCCGCATCCGCCACCACCTCAAGCACAACCTCTGGCGTGAGGAGTGCACCGTGGTGTTCGTGGGCTTCCAAGGGGAGGGCACCCTGGGGCGGAGCCTCCTGGAGGGCACCAAGAGCGTCCGGCTCTTCGGCGAGGAGATCGCCGTCCACGCTCAGATCGTCAACTTCCAGGGCCTCTCCTCCCACGCCGACCGGGACCATCTGCTCTCCTGGATCCAGTCCTTCCGTTCCCCCAAGCCCCAGCACGTGTTCGTGGTCCACGGCGACCGGGAGGTGGCACCCTACTTTGCCAAGAGCGTGGAGGCCCTGGGCTTCACCACCCACGCCCCCCAGTACACGGAGGTCTACGACCTGATCGCCGACGCCGTCGTGGACCGGGGCTACCTGCCCGAGCGCAAGGCCAAGACCGCGGCGGGCACCCGTGCCAGCGCCGCCTACGAGCGGCTGGTGGCCGTGGGCAACCTGCTCATGGAATCCATCAAGCGCTCCAAGGGACGGGACAACAAGTCCCTGGCCCGCTTTGCCGACCAGCTGCGCCAGCTGCTGGAGAAGTGGGAGGCGTAA
- a CDS encoding GNAT family N-acetyltransferase: MALCWRVFLQFEAPDYPPEGVAAFRSYIEDAQTVDALTVLGAFDNGVLTGVLGAEGNHVALFFVDPAYHRRGVGRALMARLLEDRRTEALTVNAAPYAVEIYRRLGFRPTDRERLAPDGIRYRPMERLPESDCSTSTRP; the protein is encoded by the coding sequence ATGGCCCTTTGCTGGCGGGTGTTCCTGCAATTCGAGGCGCCGGACTACCCGCCGGAGGGCGTGGCGGCCTTCCGGTCCTATATCGAAGATGCGCAGACAGTGGACGCCCTGACGGTGCTGGGCGCCTTTGACAACGGAGTGCTGACGGGCGTCCTCGGTGCGGAGGGGAACCATGTGGCGCTGTTTTTCGTGGATCCGGCCTATCACCGCCGGGGGGTGGGCCGGGCCCTGATGGCGCGGCTTCTGGAGGACCGCCGAACGGAGGCGCTGACGGTCAATGCCGCCCCCTACGCCGTGGAGATCTACCGCCGTCTGGGATTTCGCCCCACGGACCGGGAGCGGCTGGCTCCCGACGGCATCCGCTACCGCCCCATGGAGCGGCTCCCGGAATCAGACTGTTCAACATCAACGCGCCCGTAA
- a CDS encoding GIY-YIG nuclease family protein, giving the protein MLRCADGSLYTGSTTDLDRRLAAHQSGRGAKYTRSRLPVELVYREEASDWSAALRREAAIKHLSRAQKLELIAASSGVTN; this is encoded by the coding sequence ATGCTCCGCTGCGCCGACGGCTCTTTATATACCGGCTCCACCACGGATCTGGACCGGAGGCTGGCTGCCCACCAGAGCGGCCGGGGCGCCAAATACACCCGCAGCCGCCTGCCGGTGGAGCTGGTCTACCGGGAGGAAGCGTCGGACTGGTCCGCCGCCCTGCGCCGGGAGGCGGCCATCAAGCATCTGTCCCGGGCGCAGAAGCTGGAGCTGATCGCCGCATCGTCCGGAGTGACGAACTGA
- the secA gene encoding preprotein translocase subunit SecA, translating into MGLMKTLFGDYSSRELKSIYPVVDKIESMADEYKALTDAQLQAKTAEFKERLANGETLDDILPEAFATVREAADRVLGLRPYRVQLVGGIVLHQGRIAEMKTGEGKTLVATLPAYLNALTGRGVHIVTVNDYLAKRDSEWMGKVHRFLGLKVGLIVHGLTTPERQKAYAADITYGTNNEMGFDYLRDNMCIYSTELVQRGHAFAIVDEVDSILIDEARTPLIISGQGDKSTQLYDMAEMFVSRLKKQVVVQVDNKEEEDTDTDADYIVDEKAKTAMLTARGIAKAEEFFHVENLSDPENTTLSHHINQAIKAHGVMKKDIDYVVKDGEVIIVDEYTGRLMFGRRYSNGLHQAIEAKEHVTVASENKTLATITFQNYFRLYDKLSGMTGTAMTEAEEFGTIYNLDIVEIPTNRPNQRHDHHDVVYKTEAGKYRAVIERIKACHEKGQPVLVGTVSIEKNELLSKLLAREGIAHSLLNAKNHEKEAEIVAQAGKLGAVTVATNMAGRGTDIMLGGNAEYLATADLRKAGYAEEVITDATGFADTDNEEILAARKLFAEKMAQHKARIADEAEKVRAAGGLFIIGTERHESRRIDNQLRGRAGRQGDPGETRFYLSLEDDLMRLFGGDRIQNMMERFDLDEDTPIENKMLTKAIENAQTTVESRNFQSRKSVLEYDDVMNKQREIIYDQRRQVLDGKDIKETILSMLRSTISDHVAMAFGENQALDAAGVREMLRGLDGLYFPKGTFHFTEADLADKTEQDFTDLFCAAAEKTYEAKETEITAPIMRELERVILLRVVDEYWMDHIDAMDDLKQGIRLRAYANTDPVIAYKQESLTMFEEMVAAIQAETVRRMFSVRLKTNEEVKRERVAKGMVENVGGDGTAPKKQPVKVTKIGRNDPCPCGSGLKWKKCTCKDYHPD; encoded by the coding sequence ATGGGTCTGATGAAAACTCTCTTCGGAGATTACAGCTCCCGGGAGCTGAAATCCATTTATCCGGTGGTGGACAAGATCGAGTCCATGGCCGACGAGTACAAGGCCTTGACCGACGCCCAGCTCCAGGCCAAGACCGCCGAGTTCAAGGAGCGCCTGGCAAACGGCGAGACGCTGGACGATATCCTGCCGGAGGCCTTCGCCACCGTGCGGGAGGCCGCGGACCGGGTGCTGGGCCTGCGGCCCTACCGGGTCCAGCTGGTGGGCGGCATCGTGCTGCACCAGGGCCGCATCGCCGAGATGAAGACCGGTGAGGGCAAGACCCTGGTGGCCACCCTCCCCGCCTACCTCAACGCCCTGACGGGCCGGGGCGTCCACATCGTCACCGTCAACGACTATCTGGCCAAGCGCGACAGCGAGTGGATGGGCAAGGTCCACCGCTTCCTGGGGCTGAAGGTGGGTCTGATCGTCCACGGCCTCACCACCCCCGAACGGCAGAAGGCCTACGCCGCCGACATCACTTACGGCACCAACAACGAGATGGGCTTCGACTATCTCCGCGACAATATGTGCATCTACTCCACCGAGCTGGTCCAGCGGGGCCACGCCTTCGCCATCGTGGACGAGGTGGACTCCATCCTGATCGACGAGGCCCGGACCCCCCTCATCATCTCCGGCCAGGGGGACAAGTCCACCCAGCTGTACGACATGGCGGAGATGTTCGTCTCCCGCCTGAAAAAGCAGGTGGTGGTCCAGGTGGACAACAAGGAGGAAGAGGACACCGATACCGACGCCGACTACATCGTCGACGAGAAGGCCAAGACCGCCATGCTGACCGCCCGGGGCATTGCCAAGGCGGAGGAGTTCTTCCACGTGGAGAACCTGTCCGACCCGGAGAACACCACCCTCTCCCACCACATCAACCAGGCCATCAAGGCCCACGGCGTCATGAAGAAGGACATCGACTACGTGGTCAAGGACGGCGAGGTCATCATCGTGGACGAGTACACCGGCCGCCTCATGTTCGGCCGCCGGTACTCCAACGGATTGCACCAGGCCATCGAGGCCAAGGAGCACGTGACCGTGGCCAGCGAGAACAAGACCCTGGCCACCATCACCTTCCAGAACTACTTCCGCCTGTACGACAAGCTCTCCGGTATGACCGGTACCGCCATGACCGAGGCGGAGGAGTTCGGCACCATCTACAACCTGGACATCGTGGAGATCCCCACCAACCGCCCCAACCAGCGCCACGACCACCACGACGTGGTCTACAAGACCGAGGCGGGCAAGTACCGGGCGGTGATAGAGCGGATCAAGGCCTGCCACGAGAAGGGCCAGCCGGTATTGGTCGGCACCGTGTCCATCGAGAAGAACGAGCTTTTGAGCAAGCTCCTGGCCCGGGAGGGCATCGCCCACAGCCTGCTCAACGCCAAGAACCACGAGAAGGAAGCCGAGATCGTGGCCCAGGCCGGCAAGCTGGGCGCCGTCACCGTGGCCACCAACATGGCCGGCCGCGGCACCGACATCATGCTGGGCGGCAACGCCGAGTATCTGGCCACCGCCGATCTGCGCAAGGCCGGCTATGCCGAGGAGGTCATCACCGACGCCACCGGCTTCGCCGACACCGACAACGAGGAGATCCTGGCCGCCCGGAAGCTCTTCGCCGAGAAGATGGCCCAGCACAAGGCCCGCATCGCCGACGAGGCGGAAAAGGTCCGTGCCGCCGGCGGCCTGTTCATCATCGGCACCGAGCGCCACGAGTCCCGCCGCATCGACAACCAGCTCCGCGGCCGCGCCGGCCGTCAGGGCGACCCCGGCGAGACCCGGTTCTACCTGTCCCTGGAGGACGACCTGATGCGCCTGTTCGGCGGCGACCGCATCCAGAACATGATGGAGCGGTTCGATCTGGATGAGGACACCCCCATCGAGAACAAGATGCTGACGAAGGCCATTGAAAACGCCCAGACCACTGTGGAGTCCCGGAACTTCCAGTCCCGTAAGTCCGTGCTGGAGTACGACGACGTCATGAACAAGCAGCGCGAGATCATCTACGATCAGCGCCGCCAGGTGCTGGACGGCAAGGACATCAAGGAGACCATTCTCTCCATGCTGCGCTCCACCATCTCCGACCACGTGGCCATGGCCTTCGGTGAAAACCAGGCTCTGGACGCCGCCGGCGTCCGGGAGATGCTGCGGGGCCTGGACGGCCTGTATTTCCCCAAGGGCACCTTCCACTTCACCGAGGCGGACCTGGCGGATAAGACCGAGCAGGACTTCACCGACCTGTTCTGCGCCGCCGCGGAAAAGACCTACGAGGCCAAGGAGACGGAGATCACCGCACCCATCATGCGGGAGCTGGAGCGGGTCATCCTGCTGCGGGTCGTGGACGAGTACTGGATGGACCACATTGACGCCATGGATGACCTCAAACAGGGCATCCGCCTGCGGGCCTACGCCAACACCGACCCCGTCATCGCCTACAAGCAGGAGTCTCTCACCATGTTCGAGGAGATGGTGGCGGCCATCCAGGCCGAGACCGTCCGCCGGATGTTCTCCGTCCGTCTCAAGACCAACGAGGAGGTCAAGCGGGAGCGGGTGGCCAAGGGCATGGTGGAAAACGTGGGCGGCGACGGTACCGCGCCCAAGAAGCAGCCTGTGAAGGTCACCAAGATCGGCCGCAACGACCCCTGCCCCTGCGGCAGCGGTCTCAAGTGGAAGAAGTGCACCTGCAAGGACTACCATCCTGATTGA
- a CDS encoding ABC transporter substrate-binding protein yields MKMRILSLLLAGLLLLSLTGCWEEDPADMSTSLIPGELEDETAQEEEAEVLLPLSFSLPYDAGKTLDPITCADGMQQVVGSLLYEGLFELDTQLEPQPCLCERYTYDPETFTYVFTLRSGVQFSDGSALTAADVTKALWRAKSSQRYGARLAQMTSAAAGEGTVTVILAGANTGFPSLLDIPIVKSGTEGELVPVGTGAYYYAQDDAGPCLLANSSWWRGTEQPVERIGLSSAVDRESMLYQFTSHDVQLLTADLTGSDPISATGNVSFQDADTTIFQYLGLNTTREPFNNAAVRRAFSQGVNRAALTSAFLSGHALPAQFPVSPVSPLYPEELEQTYVYDDFAQALGEAVNSRTWTLTLLVNEENSFKVSAAKYLAQTLSASGVTIEVKALPWAEYTAALTAGNFDLYYGEVKLTADWDLRPLLAIGGSLNYGGWASETTNSLLAAYASATDRSTAMEALCRHLQQQAPLIPVCFKSTSVLVQAGVVEGLTPTMTNPFYELSSCVIHLREG; encoded by the coding sequence ATGAAAATGCGTATCCTATCCCTGCTTTTGGCCGGATTGCTCCTGCTGTCTCTGACAGGCTGCTGGGAGGAGGACCCGGCGGATATGAGCACCTCTCTGATCCCCGGAGAGCTGGAGGATGAGACAGCCCAGGAAGAAGAGGCAGAAGTCCTGCTTCCCCTGTCCTTCTCCCTGCCCTACGACGCCGGCAAGACCCTGGACCCCATCACCTGCGCCGACGGGATGCAGCAGGTGGTCGGCTCCCTTCTGTACGAGGGGCTTTTTGAGCTGGACACCCAGCTGGAGCCACAGCCCTGCCTGTGCGAGCGCTACACCTATGATCCGGAGACCTTTACCTATGTCTTTACCCTTCGCTCCGGCGTGCAGTTCTCCGACGGCTCCGCCCTGACCGCCGCCGATGTCACGAAGGCCCTGTGGCGAGCCAAAAGCTCCCAGCGCTACGGTGCCCGTCTGGCTCAGATGACCTCTGCCGCTGCCGGGGAAGGCACGGTCACCGTGATCCTGGCCGGTGCCAACACCGGCTTCCCCTCCCTGCTGGACATCCCTATCGTCAAGTCCGGCACGGAGGGAGAACTGGTCCCGGTGGGAACCGGCGCCTATTATTACGCTCAGGATGATGCCGGTCCCTGCCTGCTGGCCAACAGCAGCTGGTGGCGGGGCACCGAGCAGCCGGTGGAACGGATTGGTCTGTCCTCCGCAGTGGACCGGGAGTCCATGCTCTATCAGTTCACCTCCCATGACGTCCAGCTGCTCACAGCCGATCTCACCGGCAGCGACCCCATCAGCGCTACCGGCAATGTCAGCTTCCAGGACGCCGACACCACCATTTTCCAATATCTGGGGCTCAACACCACCCGGGAGCCCTTCAACAATGCCGCCGTGCGGCGCGCGTTCAGCCAGGGAGTCAACCGTGCCGCCCTGACCAGCGCCTTCCTCTCCGGCCACGCCCTGCCGGCCCAGTTCCCGGTCTCCCCGGTGTCACCCCTGTATCCGGAGGAGCTGGAGCAGACGTACGTCTATGACGATTTTGCCCAGGCGCTGGGCGAGGCGGTGAACAGCCGCACCTGGACCCTGACTCTGCTGGTAAATGAGGAAAACAGCTTCAAGGTCTCCGCCGCGAAATACCTGGCCCAGACCCTCTCCGCCTCCGGCGTGACTATCGAGGTCAAGGCCCTGCCCTGGGCGGAGTATACCGCCGCCCTGACCGCGGGGAATTTTGATCTGTACTACGGTGAGGTCAAGCTCACCGCTGACTGGGATCTGCGCCCGCTGCTGGCCATCGGGGGCTCCCTGAACTACGGCGGCTGGGCCAGCGAAACCACCAACAGCCTTCTGGCAGCCTACGCCTCCGCCACGGACCGGAGCACCGCCATGGAAGCCCTGTGCCGCCATCTGCAGCAGCAGGCGCCCCTGATCCCCGTGTGCTTCAAGTCTACCTCCGTGCTGGTTCAGGCCGGCGTGGTGGAGGGGCTGACACCTACCATGACCAATCCCTTTTACGAGCTGTCCTCCTGTGTCATCCACCTGCGGGAGGGCTGA
- the rlmD gene encoding 23S rRNA (uracil(1939)-C(5))-methyltransferase RlmD, with protein MEKLQENHIYTGTVEGYSSDGYGIVRLDGAVVFVPGAVRGETVDLRITKVMKTAAAGKIVKIHAPSPERAEPECPYYGRCGGCDFQHLTYPEELRAKRQRVQDAVTRLGGSAVEVEEILGAKDPTHYRNKSQYPVGADGAIGFFRERSHQVVAVERCLIQRPEADRTAEAVRAWMRRYKISAYDETTGKGLVRHVYVRVNRAGESLCCLVVNGRGVPREPELAALVRAAAPGTVGVLINSNTRKGNVVLGERYRTVWGQDYLMDTLRGLTFKLSVPSFYQVNPAQTEVLYGKALEFAALTGTETVLDLYCGIGTITLCMAGSARRVIGAEIVPEAIQDAEENAARNGIENADFFCGDAADVAARLEGEGLRPDVVTVDPPRKGLAPQVIASIAAMGPDRVVYVSCDPATLGRDVKLFAQAGYALTRACAVDMFPGTRHVETVALLARQAAAGAARS; from the coding sequence ATGGAAAAACTGCAAGAAAATCACATTTATACCGGCACCGTGGAGGGCTACTCCAGCGACGGCTACGGCATCGTCCGCCTGGACGGGGCCGTGGTGTTCGTCCCCGGCGCCGTCCGGGGCGAGACGGTGGATCTGAGGATCACCAAGGTCATGAAGACTGCCGCCGCCGGGAAGATCGTGAAGATCCACGCCCCCTCCCCGGAGCGGGCGGAGCCGGAGTGCCCCTATTACGGCCGCTGCGGCGGCTGCGACTTCCAGCACCTGACTTATCCGGAGGAGCTGCGGGCCAAGCGCCAGCGGGTCCAGGACGCCGTCACCCGCCTGGGCGGGTCCGCCGTGGAGGTGGAGGAGATCCTGGGGGCCAAGGACCCCACCCACTACCGCAATAAGAGCCAGTACCCGGTGGGCGCCGACGGCGCCATCGGCTTTTTCCGGGAGCGGAGCCACCAAGTGGTGGCGGTGGAGCGGTGTCTGATCCAGCGGCCGGAGGCGGACCGGACCGCAGAGGCGGTCCGCGCCTGGATGCGCCGCTACAAAATCTCCGCTTACGACGAGACAACCGGCAAGGGCCTGGTGCGCCACGTCTACGTCCGGGTCAACCGGGCGGGGGAGAGCCTTTGCTGCCTGGTGGTCAACGGCCGGGGCGTGCCCCGGGAGCCGGAGCTGGCGGCCCTGGTCCGGGCGGCGGCGCCGGGTACCGTGGGCGTGCTCATCAACTCCAACACCCGCAAGGGCAACGTGGTCCTGGGGGAGCGGTACCGCACCGTCTGGGGCCAGGACTATTTGATGGACACCCTGCGGGGACTGACCTTCAAGCTGTCGGTGCCGTCGTTCTATCAGGTGAACCCGGCCCAGACGGAGGTCCTCTACGGCAAGGCCCTGGAATTTGCCGCCCTGACGGGAACGGAGACGGTGCTGGACCTGTACTGCGGCATCGGCACCATCACATTGTGCATGGCGGGCTCCGCCAGGCGGGTCATCGGCGCGGAGATCGTGCCGGAGGCCATTCAGGACGCGGAGGAGAACGCGGCGCGCAACGGCATTGAAAACGCGGACTTCTTCTGCGGCGACGCCGCCGATGTGGCAGCCCGGCTGGAGGGGGAGGGCCTGCGGCCGGACGTGGTCACTGTGGACCCGCCCCGGAAGGGCCTGGCGCCGCAGGTCATCGCCTCCATCGCGGCCATGGGGCCGGACCGGGTGGTGTACGTCTCCTGCGACCCGGCCACCCTGGGCCGGGACGTGAAGCTGTTTGCCCAGGCCGGATATGCGCTCACCCGGGCCTGCGCTGTGGACATGTTCCCTGGCACCCGCCATGTGGAGACCGTGGCGCTGCTGGCGCGGCAGGCCGCTGCGGGCGCCGCCCGGAGCTGA
- the sigK gene encoding RNA polymerase sporulation sigma factor SigK, which produces MLSAALLLFANTLLFSLRLSGSGSFPKPLSAAEEREYLERYAKGDRAARDVLIERNLRLVAHIIKKYYTQSADQEDLISIGTIGLIKGITSFNPDKGARLATYAARCIENEILMYFRSQRKLQGEVSLSESIETDKEGNALQLMDIVGVDDTMLDDIHDRDSALQLRRLIRENLTPREAEIVRLRYGLGGTVPLTQREIATSFGISRSYVSRIEKRALEKLRAQLQEAPAPRHHRP; this is translated from the coding sequence ATGCTGTCTGCTGCACTGCTGCTGTTTGCCAATACACTGCTGTTCTCCCTGCGCCTGTCCGGAAGCGGCTCGTTCCCCAAGCCGCTGTCCGCTGCGGAAGAACGGGAGTATCTGGAGAGATACGCCAAGGGGGACCGCGCCGCCCGGGACGTGCTGATTGAGCGAAACCTGCGATTGGTGGCCCATATCATCAAAAAATACTACACCCAGAGCGCCGACCAGGAGGACCTGATCTCAATTGGAACCATCGGATTGATCAAGGGCATCACCAGCTTCAACCCGGACAAGGGGGCAAGGCTGGCCACCTACGCCGCCCGGTGCATCGAAAACGAGATCCTCATGTATTTCCGCAGCCAGCGCAAGCTCCAGGGTGAGGTGTCCCTGTCAGAGTCCATCGAGACCGACAAGGAGGGCAACGCCCTGCAGCTGATGGACATCGTGGGTGTAGACGACACCATGCTGGACGACATCCACGACCGGGACAGCGCCCTGCAGCTGCGGCGTCTGATCCGGGAGAACCTGACACCCCGGGAGGCGGAGATCGTCCGCCTGCGCTACGGACTGGGCGGCACAGTGCCCCTGACCCAGCGGGAGATCGCCACCTCCTTCGGCATCAGCCGCAGCTATGTATCCCGCATCGAGAAGCGGGCGCTGGAGAAGCTGCGCGCGCAGCTGCAGGAAGCTCCGGCGCCCCGGCACCACCGGCCCTAA
- a CDS encoding helix-turn-helix transcriptional regulator has product MDSFGKKVRELRTAAGLSQEKLAEQLEVAEKTVQRYEKGLRPDTYGLAKLASFFNVSADYLLGLKGYEQQLLERESRLKGAKGYNRLYAHYLKCLNDYEISEDKDYYWIELGDDFMGGQTQWVGWADKEHRLELRALRPVKPREAVALCTKVSGKPMVLNSQLDAEVFRIYGGQAIVREDICKAWLPEFLEVTAAENPELAALRRYDRLLGRT; this is encoded by the coding sequence ATGGATTCGTTCGGTAAGAAAGTGAGAGAACTGCGCACGGCGGCCGGATTGAGCCAGGAGAAGCTGGCGGAGCAGCTGGAGGTCGCCGAAAAGACGGTGCAGCGGTATGAGAAGGGCCTGCGGCCGGACACCTATGGTCTGGCAAAATTGGCCTCCTTTTTCAACGTCTCCGCAGATTACCTGCTGGGCTTGAAAGGGTATGAGCAGCAGCTGCTGGAGCGGGAGAGCAGACTCAAAGGCGCGAAGGGATACAACAGGCTGTACGCCCATTACCTCAAATGCCTGAACGATTACGAGATCTCGGAGGACAAAGACTATTACTGGATCGAGCTGGGGGATGACTTCATGGGCGGGCAGACCCAGTGGGTCGGCTGGGCGGATAAGGAACACCGCCTGGAGCTTCGGGCACTGCGGCCGGTGAAGCCCAGAGAGGCCGTGGCCCTGTGCACAAAGGTGTCGGGTAAGCCTATGGTCCTCAACAGCCAGCTGGACGCAGAGGTCTTTCGCATTTACGGCGGACAGGCCATCGTGCGGGAGGATATCTGCAAGGCCTGGCTGCCGGAGTTTCTGGAGGTGACTGCTGCGGAAAATCCGGAGCTGGCCGCCCTGCGCAGATATGACAGACTGCTTGGGCGGACCTGA